A stretch of Arachis hypogaea cultivar Tifrunner chromosome 15, arahy.Tifrunner.gnm2.J5K5, whole genome shotgun sequence DNA encodes these proteins:
- the LOC112750341 gene encoding delta(8)-fatty-acid desaturase 2 — protein sequence MEGEIEKKSQQEQKKQKEYITQEELSLHNKPGDLWISIQGKVYNVTDWAKDHPGGDVPILSLAGQDVTDAFIAYHPGTAWSYLDKFFTGYHLKDFKVSEVSRDYRNLASQFSKHGLFDKKNHVTSFTFLSVSVMFLVVIYGVLWCQSVWAHLGSGMLLGLLWMQSAYVGHDSGHYVVMTNKGFNKLAQIVAGNCLTGISIAWWKWTHNAHHIACNSLDHDPDLQHMPVFAVSSRFFNSITSRFYGRELKFDSLARFLISYQHWTFYPVMCIARINLYVQTFLLLFSTKRSVPDRALNIIGILVFWTWFPLLVSCLPNCGERIIFVLASFAVCSIQHIQFCLNHFAANVYLGKPSGNDWFEKQTSGTLDISCVTWMDWFFGGLQFQLEHHLFPRLPRCQLRQISPLVQALCKKHNLPYRSLSFWEANRWTIRTLRKAALQARDLTNPAPQNLLWEAVNTHG from the coding sequence ATGGAGGGTGAGATTGAGAAGAAGAGCCAGCAGGAGCAGAAGAAGCAAAAAGAGTACATAACGCAAGAAGAGTTAAGTCTCCACAACAAGCCAGGGGATCTATGGATCTCAATCCAAGGAAAAGTTTACAATGTCACAGATTGGGCCAAAGATCACCCTGGTGGTGATGTTCCCATTTTGTCCCTGGCTGGCCAAGATGTCACAGATGCATTCATAGCATACCATCCAGGAACTGCATGGTCCTACCTTGACAAATTCTTCACTGGCTACCATCTCAAGGACTTCAAGGTCTCTGAGGTTTCAAGAGACTACAGGAACCTTGCTTCTCAGTTCTCGAAGCATGGACTCTTTGATAAGAAGAACCATGTAACATCTTTTACTTTCTTATCGGTTTCAGTGATGTTCCTGGTTGTGATATATGGAGTTCTTTGGTGTCAGAGTGTTTGGGCCCATTTGGGTTCCGGTATGCTGCTTGGTTTGCTTTGGATGCAAAGCGCTTATGTGGGTCATGATTCCGGCCACTATGTTGTTATGACTAACAAAGGGTTTAACAAGCTTGCGCAGATCGTTGCAGGGAACTGCTTGACTGGGATCAGCATTGCGTGGTGGAAATGGACTCACAATGCTCATCACATTGCCTGCAATAGCCTTGATCATGACCCTGATCTCCAGCACATGCCGGTTTTTGCAGTCTCCTCGAGGTTCTTTAATTCGATTACTTCTCGTTTTTATGGTAGGGAGTTGAAGTTTGATTCTTTGGCGAGGTTCTTGATTAGTTACCAGCATTGGACTTTCTATCCTGTTATGTGCATTGCTAGGATCAACTTGTATGTTCAGACTTTCTTGTTGTTGTTTTCAACTAAGCGGAGTGTGCCTGATAGGGCATTGAACATAATTGGGATCCTTGTGTTTTGGACTTGGTTCCCTCTCCTTGTTTCCTGTTTGCCGAATTGCGGCGAAAGGATCATATTTGTGCTTGCTAGTTTTGCTGTTTGTTCTATCCAGCATATTCAGTTCTGTTTGAACCATTTCGCTGCCAATGTGTATCTTGGTAAGCCAAGTGGGAATGATTGGTTTGAGAAGCAGACGAGTGGGACGTTGGATATCAGTTGCGTGACTTGGATGGATTGGTTCTTTGGGGGTTTGCAGTTCCAGCTTGAGCACCATTTGTTTCCGAGGTTGCCGAGGTGCCAATTGAGGCAGATTTCGCCTTTGGTACAGGCTCTCTGCAAGAAGCACAATTTGCCTTACAGGAGTTTGTCGTTCTGGGAGGCAAATCGGTGGACTATTCGGACATTAAGGAAGGCTGCTTTGCAAGCCAGGGACCTAACCAACCCTGCTCCCCAAAATTTGTTGTGGGAAGCTGTTAATACTCATGGCTGA